Within the Pedosphaera parvula Ellin514 genome, the region TGATCACCCACGCCCTCCACGACTGCCACGCCTCCGGAATTGCGCACACAGAAACGCTCACCGGCTCGCCCCGCCGCAAACAACCGGCCGCCGGTCGCACCATACATTATGGTGTTGCCCAGGATCGTGTTATCCGACCACACAAACTTGCACTTGTCTGATGGCCGCACGATGATCTCGCCGCCGTTCATGCCTTTGCCAACATAATCGTTGGCTTCGCCCACCAATCGCAGCCGGATACCCTTGGCCAGGAACGCGCCGAAACTCTGTCCCGCGCTGCCCTTGAACGTAATATCAATCGCTCCTTCTTCGAGCCCTTTGTCCCCCACCGTAAAACCAATGTGACCGGAAATCCGCGTGCCGATGTTCCGATGAACGTTGGTCACTTCATACGACAGCTTTACTTTGCCATTGCCATTCAATGCATCCTTGGCGGCATGCATGATCTTGTCATCGAGTGAGCTGTCACCAAATCGCTCGTTCCGCTCGCGTGTATGGATGCGCGTCGCCGTCCCGCTCGGATCTACCTGGTAAAGCAGTTTGCTCAGATCCAAACTAGCCACTTTCGCCCGTATCTCTTCAGGAAAATCCTCCACTGGCCTGCGCTCCAGCAAATCTGTTCGTCCCACGATTTCGTTCAAGGAACGAAATCCCAAATTGGCCAAAATCTCTCTTACTTCCTGCGCCACGCCATTGAAAAACGCAACCACGTTTTCCGGCTTGCCTCGAAACTTCAGCCGTAATTCCTCTTTCTGCGTCGCCACTCCTACGGGACAGGTGTTGAGGTGACACACACGGAACATCGCGCAACCGGCTGCAATCAATGCCGCCGTGCCGAAATTAAATTCCTCCGCGCCCAAAATCGCCGCCATCACAATGTCTCGGCCGGTCTTCATGCCGCCATCGGTGCGCAACACGATTCGCGATCGCAAATCATTCAACATCAAAGTCTGGTGCGCTTCGGCAACACCAAATTCAAACGGCCCACCCGCATGTTTGATGGAACTCAACGGTGACGCACCTGTCCCACCATCATGTCCGCTGATCAACACCACGTCCGCATACGCCTTCGCCACACCTGCCGCGATCGTTCCCACACCCGATTCCGAAACCAGCTTCACGCAAACCTTCGCGCGAGGGTTCACCTGTTTTAGGTCGTAAATCAACTGCGCCAGATCCTCAATGCTGTAAATATCATGATGCGGCGGCGGGGAAATGAGCGGCACTCCCGGCACGCTGTGACGCAACCGCGCGATCAACGGCGATACCTTGTGCCCCGGCAACTGACCTCCTTCACCGGGCTTCGATCCCTGCGCCATCTTGATTTCCAACTCCGTTGCGCTCGCCAGATATTCCGGGGTCACCCCGAAACGTCCTGACGCCACCTGCTTGATCGCCGAATTCGGATTATCCCCATTGGGACGAACCGAGTAACGGACCGAATCCTCGCCGCCTTCACCCGAGTTCGATTTGCCACCGATGCTGTTCATCGCGATTGCCAGTGCTTCATGCGCCTCTGGCGACAACGCACCCAAACTCATTCCGGCAGTCGTAAAACGGCTGCGAATATTGTCGACCGGCTCCACCTCTTCGAGCGGCACCGGCATCCCCGGTTTGAAGCGCAGCAGGTCACGAGGAGCCACTGGCTCACGCTTCTGCACTGTCTCCATGAACTTCAAAAACTCCTCGCGCTTGCCACTCTTGATGAAACGATGCAGCGTCAGCACGACCTGCGGATTGTAAGCATGAAATTCTCCGCGACCGCCCTTGGCCACCCGGTAATTCCCGCCATCATCCAGGAACGCAGACTCAGGAGTTCCATATGCCTGCTGATGACGGCGTAACGCATCCTCCGCAATCTGCGCCAGTGAAATCCCGCCAATCTGCGAAGTCGTCCCAAAGAAGCATCGGTCTACCACTTCGTCGGACAATCCAATCGCCTCGAAAATCTGCGCACCGCGATAACTCGCAATAGTTGAAATTCCCATCTTCGACATGATCTTTAGCATCCCGCTTTCTATCGCCGTGCGGAAATTCGCAATCGCCTTCTCTAGGGAAATATCTCCGTATTCACCACTCTCCACCGATTGCCGGATCGTATCGATCGCAATATATGGATTCACCGCCGATGCCCCGTATCCCATGAGACACGCAAAATGATGCACATCACGCGCCGCGCCTGATTCCACCACGATGGAAATCCGCATGCGCTTTCCTTCGCGAATCAAATGATGATGCACCGCTCCCACTGCCAGCAACAAGGGAATCGGCACCTTGGCCGCATCGGTAAAACGGTCACTCAACACCAGAATCGCCTTGCCATTCTCCACTGCCAGCGATGCCTTCTCACAAATGGATTGCAACGCTGCTTCAAAATCAGAGGCACCTTGCTCCGCGCTGAAATGACAAAACACCGTCTCACTTTTGAACGCCGGATCAGGAATGTTCTCCAACGCCTTCAGCTCGTAATCAAGCAGGAATGGACTATCCACGCGCAATACCTTCGCATGCTCTGGACTCTCCTCCAGCCACGACTTCCGCGGTCCGATGTAAGTGGACAACGACATCACGATCTTCTCGCGAATGCTGTCGATCGGCGGATTCGTCACCTGCGCAAAAAGCTGTTTGAAATAATCGTAAAGCAAACGCGGCTTCTTCGAGAGCACCGCCAGCGGCGTGTCATCACCCATCGAACCAACCGGCTCATTCGCCGTCGTCGCCATTGGCTTCAAAACCTCGCGCAACTCTTCCTGGTCCCAACCGAAAACAATCTGCTGCAACGTCAAGTCCAGGATGTTTACCGGATTATGATTCACCTCGAAAGGTTTTGCATGCTCCGTCAACAGCAACATGTTCTTCTTGCACCAATCTGCATACGGCTTCAGCCCCGCCACGTATGCCTTCACCTCATCGTTGTCGAGCAGCTTGCCTTCTTTGGTGTCGATGGCGATGATCTTGCCCGGCCCGAGTCGCCCTTTCTGAACGACATCCTTTTCATTCAGATGCACCACGCCCGCCTCGCTGCCCATCACCATCAAACCATCCTCATAAATCTTGTAACGCGCCGGCCGCAGTCCATTGCGATCCAAGGTTGCGCCAATGAAACGTCCATCACTAAACACCACCGCCGCCGGTCCATCCCAAGGTTCATTCAAGCAGGAATGAAACCGATAAAAGCCCTTTAAATCCGGCTTCATGTCAGTCATCTTCTCCCAGGCTTCCGGTGCCAGCATCATCACGCTGTGCAATACATCCCGCCCGCTCAACTCCAGAACTTCCAGCGCATTGTCCAGCGCCGCCGAATCGGAACCGCCGGGCTGAATGATTGGCTTGAGCAAATCCACCTGCTCCTTCCAAACTTTCGATGTCAGTTCCTTCTCCCGCGCCCGAGTCCAATTCTTGTTGCCCAGCAATGTATTGATCTCACCATTATGCGCCAACATGCGGAATGGGTGCGCCAATTGCCAGTTTGGAAACGTGTTTGTTGAGTATCGTTGATGAAAAATCGCCAGTGCCGTCGTGAACAACGGGTCCTTCAAATCGGGATAAAATTTCTGCAACTGCGGCGCATTAAACAATCCCTTATAGACAATCGTCCGGCTCGAAAATGATGGAATGTAAAATCCTTCGATCTTCTCCTCATTGGCGCGTTTCTCCGCCACTTTCCGGGCCAGGAACAAGCGGCGTTCATATTCCGCATCGCTCCAACCCTGTGTGCGTCCCAGCAAAACCTGCTGAACTTCCGGCATCGTATCCTTCGCCTTGTCGCCCAGGCACCGCGCATTCGTCGGCACCAAGCGCCAGCCGAAACTATGAATCCCAAACTGCGCCACCGCTTCATCCACGATCCGCTGGCTGTTGCTGATCGCATACTTGTTCCCGCGTGGCATGAAAATAAATCCCACCGCCAGGTCCGCATCATTCATCAACTTGCCACCCAGCTTTTCCACCTCACGACGGAAAAACTCGCGCGGCAACTGCGTCAACACGCCCGCCCCGTCACCCGTCTTCGCATCGGCGTCGAGCGCGCCGCGATGCGCCAGGTTGCACAACGCCTGAATCGCATATTCCAAAATACGATGCTCCCGCTTGCCATGGATGTTGGCGACAAAACCAACGCCGCAGGCATCATGTTCGAACTTCGGATTATACAGTGAATTGGGCAGGTTCGGATACATATTCAAATCGTCTCCAAACTAACAGATTTTACTATTACTGCAATGATTTCGAAATACCTTCGGAAGTGTCCGAGTTGACTCATAATTAATGACACCGGAGAGAGGTTGGGAAGCCGGACTGAAGGAATACGTTGCCTCACGGGAAAATGACACCGACAAACTTGGAGAATGAAGATGCCAAAGAGCAGTTGTCGGACGGAAGAGTTGGAACGTTTGCGGAGGCGGTATGCCGGTCGAGGGCGGGAAGGAAAAACGCGGATGCTCGATGAGTTTTGTGAACATCATGGCTATGATCGCAAGCATGCGATCAAGTTGTTGGGGGATCAATTGCCCAAGCCCAAGGGCGGAGTGCGCCCCGGGGCCGAACCGGTCTATGAGCCGGTGCGTGAGGTGGTCGAGCGGATCTGGAAAGCCAGTGAACAGCTTTGTGGCAAGCGGCTGGAACCGGCGCTGGCCCTGTGGTTGCCGCATTATGGCAAGCACTACGGCAGTCTTTTGCCAGCACAGAAGAAGCTCTTGGGAAAGGTCAGTGCCGCGACCCTGGACCGGCTGCTGGCGCCGCTCAAAGCGGAAGTCCCTCGCCGGTTATGTGGCACCCGGCCCGGCACGCTGTTGCGGACCCAGATTCCCATTCAGGGGGAAGTGTGGGATGAGCAACGTCCGGGATTTTTGGAGGCGGACAGCGTGGCGCATTGCGGTTCCAGCCTGGCGGGTGATTTCATTTGGAGCCTGACCTACACGTGTTTGGGGAGTGGGTGGACGGAAGGTCGGGCCGTGTGGAACAAGGGTGCCCAAGGGGTGTTGGAGCAAACCCGGGACGTGGAAAAAAACCTGCCATTTCCTTTGCTGGGGATGGATTTTGACAATGGGAGCGAATGGCTGAACTGGCATCTGGTGCGTTACCTGCAGGAGCGCGTGGTGCCCGTAAAACTCACCCGCTCACGCCCTTATCATAAAGATGACAATGCGCATGTGGAGCAGAAGAACTGGATGTGGCCGCGGCAGGTTCTGGGCTATGCCCGGTTGGAATCTCCGGCAGCGGTGCCCTTGATCAACCAGCTTTACAAGGAAACCTGGGGGCCATTGCAGAACTTTTTTCTGCCCTCAGCCAAGCTGGTGGCCAAGCATCGGGAAGGCAGCCGCTGGGTTCGCCGTCACGACCGTCCGCAGACGGCCTACCAGCGGCTGGTGAGCAGCGGACAACTGGGTAGGAAACAGGCGCAACGGTTGCGCGACTGGTATTACGCCGTCGATCCCTTTGAACTGGCCAGGCAAACGGATAAACAACTCAGACCGATCTTAAAATGAGGACGGGATGGAAGAATGAGAAATTTTTTTGCCCCTGCTGCTGCAGCAGCAGGGGCAAAAGGACCCTCCTGACGGAGGGAAAAACAATAAACACGTCGGTGTCATTTAATGTGAGGCAACGAATACCCAAATCCGGTCCAATCCCCGGTGTCATTTATCCTTGAGGCAACAGGTGTCTTCTTGATTGAGGTTTGATCCTGCTTTCAGGCTCTGAACGGAGGGTATTTAGTTGTCACCTATTCTTACCCTCCTTCGTCGTCACGGAACCCGGGTTTGTAAATTCCATTCTGCCACTCACTCCACAGTCGATCCGCCAGAAGTTTTACTTAACTTACTCGGAGTCAAAGAAGCATGTTCAGATCATCTTAAGAAGAAAGCCCCGCTCCTCCTTGGAATAGCGGGGCTGATTCATGTTACGTATTACACCCATTGCTCGCTTTCCCCTATTCCGATATGGGGAAAAACCCGAAGTCTTCGCCCGAGCCTGCCAATCAGCTAACTCGCAACCCATCACCGCACCTCGGACAATCAAGGCCAGGGTGCCGCTTCATTGACGTTCTTGGACTGCGTTTTTCTTTCCTCCTTTTTTCTCGCCTGTCACCGGCCTGCGTTCTATACCTTGCCGGTGAGGAAGAAACCGGGAATCATCATCGTCGCTCTGGTCACCCTGCTTGTTGCCGGGCTATTGTGGCCAGTGCTGCATCCACGTGAACCTATGTTTCACGGCAAGCCGGAAAGTTTTTGGCTATATGGCCTGACCAACACCTTTAATCCCGCACTGGTGTCCGCCTGGAGTGCCCACCAGCGAACTTGGAATGAGTTTGGTCCCGAAGCCGTTCCACTGCTGGTCAAAGCCATGCAATTACAGGAGAGCCCGGCGCAAAAAGCCTATTCCAAATACTGGAACAAGCTGCCGGCACGAGCGCAGAACCTACTCCCCGCTCCAGTGAACTACTCGCAGATTCGCATAGGTGCCTTGATTATGTTGAACTCCGTTGGGCGGCGTCACCGGGTTCCCCTGCCACCTTTGGTTCAAGCACTCGAAGACAGCCATTGGGAGATGCGAATGAATGCCCTCAGTTGTTTAGGCAATAACGTCCTGCCAACGCTGGGACCCGAAAAGGAAAAGCTTCTCCCCGCCTTGATTCGCGCCATGAACGATTCGCATACAGAGGTAAGGATGAACGCAGCCGCAACACTGCAATACTTTCCCAGCAACGCCCAAACAGTGGTTCCTGTCCTTACCAAAGCCTTGAACGAGAGGGATGCCGACATCCGCATTCGCGCTGCCGTTTCCCTGAATAAAATCGATCCGCAACTGGCCGCCAAAGCCGGCGTTGTTGCGGTTGCCGCCGATGCTTTGAAATCAAACGGTCCATTCCGCTCCGCCCATTTGGCGGCCAAATTCCTGAAGGAGTTAAGCAAGGACTCCAGTTCAGCCATCCCAGCTCTGATGGGAGGCCTCGAAAATGGGAAGGATCCGACGGTCCGACAGCTGTCAGCGGCTACTCTTGGTGAAATTGGACACCCCGCTCACGAAGCAGTTCCAGCACTGCTAAGAGCCGTGCGCGAAGACCCGTCCATCGGCGTTCGCGCTGCATCCTCCAATGCCCTGCTCACTATTGACTTTGAAGTTCCGCAAAAAGCAGATCCAAATTGACCCAGCCCAAACTCAGAAGACAACTGCAAGGTGTGGCTCCGGAACATGATTCAGGAACGCCACTTGGGAATCACTTGCAACCTCATCAAACCGGACACGCACAACCCTCGGCTTAAGCGATCTCATTGTGACGAATGGGCTCTCCGGTTTTAGAATTCCAGAGCTGGACAACCCACCGGCGCAATTCAGCTGGCCCGGAATCTCCCGCCTGACCTTTCGACCGGAAAATTTCAATGCCGCAAGTATCCGGAATGAACCGCCAATTGCTTTGGGAATGGCACCGTCTCCACATGTCCGCTGGCGCGGAATATCATCACAATCTGAACGTCGGGAATATGATGTTCCACGGCAAACGAAATCGCCTTCTCTGAAAATTTGAAGTCGTATGCATCCGCCATGCTGTTCGTCCACGCATCCAGACTCCTGAAGTAGAGTCCCGTCCTGGTATCTTGAAGAAGAATTTTCATTGGTTGGGTGCGCTCTCTGCTTGAATGTACTCTGAGCCGAATTCTCCTCAATGGGTTGTTCGCCCCAATTCACTGATTCCCTCCCTCGCCAATCAAAACTCCCATTTGCTCCATCCGCGATCAGTTCACCACATCCCGAAGTTCGCCAATCGCAATTCAAAAATCAAAAGTCGCAAATCCTCAATCCTCCGCCCTACTCCCCCTTCTGCAATTGATCCACCTGCCATTTAACCATGTTCCGAACCATCTGTATTTCAGTTTCAGAAAGCTTCGCCTTCTTGGTATCAACCGCGAACGCAGTGTACCAAATCTCCTCCGCCGGTTTATACTTCATTGTCTGCGTAATGCGTCGTTCCATGTCCTGCATGTGACCGGTCCCGTAAAAAACCGCGAGCGATCCGGAGTTCTTCACCTTCCTGGCCTCCGCCTGCAAATCCTCCACCACGACCTTGTTGCGTGACTCGATCAGCACCTTCACCAGTTGCTTCATATCCTCCGGCAACCCCTTGACGTCGGTGAGTTCTCCTTTTAAACCCCCCAGTGTTTCAATCAAGGTCAGTTTGGCAATCGCCTGTAATTTCGGACTCGACCCCATGAATTGCATGCCCATCTTCATCACCGTTCCCAGGAAGGAACTCCCATCCATGACTTGCATCAGGTAACCAAATGAGGAATTCCCCCGCCCTCCGCCTTCGACTGAAGTTGTTGCGTTGGTACCCTGGGCCACCATCAGTTTTTGTATCTCTTGGATCGACAAGTCACTATTGAAAAAATTGGACCGATCATAATCGATGGCATCCAGTTGAAAAACCAATCCCAGAGAGTGCGCCAGTGTCTGTTGAATCGATTCCTCTTCCGGTTTGCCAGACCCGGCTTCCTTATCCTTCAGCGGATTGGTTAATGCGAGTTCATTGTTGCCTCCCCGCACACGTCGCTTATGGACATCGGCATTCACACCTTCATAAAGCACCACCGTGCTCCCATTCAGTAGTGTTTGCAAATCCGCATAATAATTCGTCTCTCCAACATGCGAGGTCCCCACCAACCAGACCGCGGGACCCTTGCCTCTCATCGGCACAAGTTTTCTGACTGCAATCTGCAATGCCACGGTGTTTGTATCGGGGTGCCCAATCCGCGTATACGGTTGCGGTGGCGCAATGGGACTGTCGCTCGCTTTGTTTGTGCTGCAACCTCCGCAACAAAAAACGGCGCAGGAAAGGAAGAGACACAGAACCGCCTTACCGACAACAGGACGAGTTCGTGAATATTTTCGAAACAGTCGTACGAGAGACAGTTGCATTGGCACCAAACTACGTCAGCCGGTCTGCCCTGTCACCCGTAAACCAACCTATTAAACTCCTTGTCTCGTTGCCATGCGCACTTCTGAATCACACTTTGCGCGGAGGGCTTTCCAGCTTTCCGCGCTTTTTCGTACTTTAGAAATAATTGAGGTAAACACCCTATTCCAGAATCGACGGTAACAATGGTATAAAACATGGCCAATATGGACCCGGCTATCCAAGTACCTCAAGCGAACATCCCACTTTCTTCCAATCGCCTCGAAAGGGCAGAAGGGCTTCGTTGTGGTCGAAGAGTTTTACGCTTGCCAGCTGAGTGCAGTTTGCCTCTGCGGCAATCCCAAGCCATTAGGCAATTACGTCTGCGCCATCTGCTGGCGACAGGTTCCCGAAGAGCTAAAGAAGGAGCTCACCTGGCATGGCTTCAAAGATAAAACTGTACTGGTGAAACGCATCGAAGCCATCGCCTCCTGTCGCAACTCGGATTACATCGAAGGAATGAGATTGACCAGGCATGGATTTCCTCTCCTGCGCACCTCCGAACCCATGGAGTTTATGCGCATGTTTGAGCCTCAAACCGAAATCGTGCAAACGGAAATTAACAACCCGCAAGAGCCCGCAACCTTGAGTCGACTACCCACCGATTGGGAGGAATGGCTTTAGGAGCCTGTTTTAAAATTATGGAGGGTGCTGTTTTCGCGCCAAAGGCCGGATGGCAAGGCGCGACGAAGGAGAATATCCCTGGTGGATCTTCGACTGAGGAGCAACGCCGCCAGGCGGCCTTTGGCGCGAAAACCCTCCGGGCGGCAGTGCTTTTGGCCGCAGCCTGCGTTGGCTCGGCCCTCACAGCCCGCTTGGGGGGATGCTCCGGCCTCGCCGCCTTGGCCGCGGCCAAAATCCCCAACCGCAGCACCCTCCATAATTTTAAAGCAGGCTCTAAGCTCTTTTCCCCAAACTTTTGAAAATGGCCGTGGAAAAATTCAGACCTGCCTGCTAATCTGGAGGCATGGGATTGTCTGCCATGAACTTAAGCCGGCGCTTGAGTCTAATTTTTCTCGGTATTACGGCCACCATGCTCATTGCTGGTCAAACCGTCCTTAAATCGCATCTGCAACAGCAGGCATTCATTTATTATTGGTTGATTTGCTTCACTTTCACCGCCCTCACTTTCATTGCCGCCCTGATCGACTTGCGTTCTGTCCGCCGCCGCTCACGGGAAGAACAAAAGGACCTGCTTCGCAAGGCTTTGCTGGACTTGGATAAAACCAATCGGGACGGCCATAAGGATCGGCCGGATCAGTTCGAATAGGCTGTTCATTTAAAGCGTTGATTCTGATTGTATTTCGTAAAATTCTGAAGCATCCTTTTGCAGTTGGCAGCATATGAATTCTTCCACCGCCGCCCAAACACCTGAGATGCCCTCGGAAAGCCAGAAAGCAGCCCTAATCACCCTCCTGTCAGATGAGGATCCCGGAGTGTACCAAACGATTCGCGATAAAATTCTATCCTTCGGCCACGAATCCCTCTTCTGG harbors:
- the gltB gene encoding glutamate synthase large subunit — protein: MYPNLPNSLYNPKFEHDACGVGFVANIHGKREHRILEYAIQALCNLAHRGALDADAKTGDGAGVLTQLPREFFRREVEKLGGKLMNDADLAVGFIFMPRGNKYAISNSQRIVDEAVAQFGIHSFGWRLVPTNARCLGDKAKDTMPEVQQVLLGRTQGWSDAEYERRLFLARKVAEKRANEEKIEGFYIPSFSSRTIVYKGLFNAPQLQKFYPDLKDPLFTTALAIFHQRYSTNTFPNWQLAHPFRMLAHNGEINTLLGNKNWTRAREKELTSKVWKEQVDLLKPIIQPGGSDSAALDNALEVLELSGRDVLHSVMMLAPEAWEKMTDMKPDLKGFYRFHSCLNEPWDGPAAVVFSDGRFIGATLDRNGLRPARYKIYEDGLMVMGSEAGVVHLNEKDVVQKGRLGPGKIIAIDTKEGKLLDNDEVKAYVAGLKPYADWCKKNMLLLTEHAKPFEVNHNPVNILDLTLQQIVFGWDQEELREVLKPMATTANEPVGSMGDDTPLAVLSKKPRLLYDYFKQLFAQVTNPPIDSIREKIVMSLSTYIGPRKSWLEESPEHAKVLRVDSPFLLDYELKALENIPDPAFKSETVFCHFSAEQGASDFEAALQSICEKASLAVENGKAILVLSDRFTDAAKVPIPLLLAVGAVHHHLIREGKRMRISIVVESGAARDVHHFACLMGYGASAVNPYIAIDTIRQSVESGEYGDISLEKAIANFRTAIESGMLKIMSKMGISTIASYRGAQIFEAIGLSDEVVDRCFFGTTSQIGGISLAQIAEDALRRHQQAYGTPESAFLDDGGNYRVAKGGRGEFHAYNPQVVLTLHRFIKSGKREEFLKFMETVQKREPVAPRDLLRFKPGMPVPLEEVEPVDNIRSRFTTAGMSLGALSPEAHEALAIAMNSIGGKSNSGEGGEDSVRYSVRPNGDNPNSAIKQVASGRFGVTPEYLASATELEIKMAQGSKPGEGGQLPGHKVSPLIARLRHSVPGVPLISPPPHHDIYSIEDLAQLIYDLKQVNPRAKVCVKLVSESGVGTIAAGVAKAYADVVLISGHDGGTGASPLSSIKHAGGPFEFGVAEAHQTLMLNDLRSRIVLRTDGGMKTGRDIVMAAILGAEEFNFGTAALIAAGCAMFRVCHLNTCPVGVATQKEELRLKFRGKPENVVAFFNGVAQEVREILANLGFRSLNEIVGRTDLLERRPVEDFPEEIRAKVASLDLSKLLYQVDPSGTATRIHTRERNERFGDSSLDDKIMHAAKDALNGNGKVKLSYEVTNVHRNIGTRISGHIGFTVGDKGLEEGAIDITFKGSAGQSFGAFLAKGIRLRLVGEANDYVGKGMNGGEIIVRPSDKCKFVWSDNTILGNTIMYGATGGRLFAAGRAGERFCVRNSGGVAVVEGVGDHGCEYMTGGLVIVLGTTGRNFGAGMSGGRAYVYDPENIFPNRYNDAMIGIERLSDVEEIKRVQSLIYAHLENTESPRANEILKNWKGTVTRFWRVVPHPSEAKPSGRPVHEPAEEKTEPAPKGGF
- a CDS encoding HEAT repeat domain-containing protein; translated protein: MRKKPGIIIVALVTLLVAGLLWPVLHPREPMFHGKPESFWLYGLTNTFNPALVSAWSAHQRTWNEFGPEAVPLLVKAMQLQESPAQKAYSKYWNKLPARAQNLLPAPVNYSQIRIGALIMLNSVGRRHRVPLPPLVQALEDSHWEMRMNALSCLGNNVLPTLGPEKEKLLPALIRAMNDSHTEVRMNAAATLQYFPSNAQTVVPVLTKALNERDADIRIRAAVSLNKIDPQLAAKAGVVAVAADALKSNGPFRSAHLAAKFLKELSKDSSSAIPALMGGLENGKDPTVRQLSAATLGEIGHPAHEAVPALLRAVREDPSIGVRAASSNALLTIDFEVPQKADPN